Proteins found in one Mucilaginibacter gracilis genomic segment:
- the rplA gene encoding 50S ribosomal protein L1 — MARLTKNQKTALSKVEVNKAYSLQDASSLVKDITIAKFDASVDIDVRLGVDPRKANQMVRGIATLPHGTGKTVRVLVLCTPEKEQEAKDAGADFVGLDDYIAKIEGGWTDVDIIITMPSVMAKVGRLGRILGPRNLMPNPKSGTVTQDVGKAVTEVKAGKIDFKVDKTGIIHTSIGKVSFPADKIYENALEILQIISKLKPSAAKGTYFKSIHISSTMSPGIQVETKTVAGI, encoded by the coding sequence GTGGCAAGATTAACAAAAAATCAAAAAACGGCACTATCCAAAGTTGAGGTTAATAAAGCGTATTCTTTACAGGATGCATCTTCATTAGTGAAAGATATTACTATCGCTAAATTTGATGCTTCGGTTGATATAGATGTTCGTTTAGGTGTTGATCCGCGTAAAGCCAATCAAATGGTGCGTGGTATTGCAACCTTACCTCACGGAACCGGCAAAACTGTACGTGTATTGGTGCTTTGTACTCCTGAAAAGGAACAAGAAGCTAAAGATGCAGGTGCTGATTTTGTAGGCTTGGATGATTATATCGCCAAGATTGAAGGTGGATGGACTGATGTTGATATTATCATCACTATGCCAAGTGTTATGGCTAAAGTTGGTCGTTTGGGTCGTATATTAGGCCCGCGTAACTTAATGCCTAACCCTAAATCAGGTACAGTAACCCAGGATGTGGGTAAAGCTGTAACTGAGGTAAAAGCAGGTAAAATTGACTTCAAGGTTGATAAAACCGGTATTATCCATACCTCAATAGGAAAAGTATCATTCCCTGCTGATAAAATTTATGAGAATGCTTTGGAAATTCTCCAAATCATTTCAAAACTAAAACCATCAGCAGCCAAAGGAACATATTTCAAGAGTATTCATATCTCTTCAACCATGTCTCCCGGAATACAAGTTGAAACTAAAACAGTAGCGGGGATCTAA
- the rplJ gene encoding 50S ribosomal protein L10, with protein MNKEEKHDLVLALAEQMKEYGNFYITDTSDLTVAKINAIRRQCFESDIKMQVTKNSLIKKAMEAVEGDFTEIYDVLKGSSSIMFSKSGTAPAKLIKQLRKKGDKPVLKAAYIDTAIFIGDNQLDALVNLKSKEQLVGEIIGLLQSPAKNVISALKSGGNTIAGLVKTLQERG; from the coding sequence ATGAATAAAGAAGAAAAACACGATCTTGTTCTTGCCCTTGCTGAACAAATGAAAGAGTATGGTAATTTTTATATTACCGACACTTCTGATTTAACTGTTGCAAAAATTAACGCTATCCGTCGTCAATGTTTCGAAAGCGACATTAAGATGCAGGTAACAAAAAACTCACTGATCAAAAAAGCTATGGAAGCTGTTGAAGGTGATTTTACCGAAATCTACGACGTATTAAAAGGTTCATCATCTATCATGTTCTCTAAATCAGGCACTGCTCCGGCAAAACTGATTAAACAATTGAGAAAAAAAGGTGACAAGCCAGTATTGAAAGCAGCTTACATTGATACTGCTATATTTATTGGTGATAACCAGTTAGATGCTTTAGTTAACCTTAAATCGAAAGAGCAATTGGTTGGCGAAATCATCGGATTATTGCAATCGCCTGCTAAAAATGTTATTTCTGCTCTTAAATCGGGCGGTAACACAATAGCCGGTTTAGTTAAAACATTACAAGAAAGAGGTTAA
- the rplL gene encoding 50S ribosomal protein L7/L12 → MADLKAFAEQLVNLTVKEVNELAQILKDEYGIEPAAAAVVAGPAAAAEAPAEAAVQTAFDVILKEAGGAKLAVVKLVKDLTGLGLKEAKDLVDGAPKEVKTGVTKEEAESLKKQLEEAGAVVEVK, encoded by the coding sequence ATGGCAGATTTAAAAGCGTTTGCTGAACAATTGGTAAACTTAACAGTAAAAGAAGTTAACGAATTAGCTCAGATCTTGAAAGACGAGTACGGCATTGAGCCAGCAGCGGCAGCAGTAGTAGCCGGCCCGGCAGCAGCAGCAGAAGCTCCGGCTGAAGCAGCAGTACAAACAGCATTTGATGTAATATTGAAAGAAGCTGGTGGCGCTAAGTTAGCAGTTGTTAAGTTAGTGAAAGACTTAACTGGCTTAGGTTTGAAAGAAGCTAAAGACTTAGTTGATGGTGCACCTAAAGAAGTTAAAACTGGTGTAACTAAAGAAGAAGCTGAAAGCTTGAAAAAACAATTAGAAGAAGCAGGAGCTGTTGTTGAGGTTAAGTAA
- the tuf gene encoding elongation factor Tu, with product MAKEKFDRSKPHLNIGTIGHVDHGKTTLTAAITKVLADKGFSEARSFDSIDSAPEEKERGITINTAHVEYSTASRHYAHVDCPGHADYVKNMVTGAAQMDGAIIVVAATDGPMPQTREHILLARQVGVPALVVFMNKVDMVDDPELLELVEMEIRELLSFYEYPGDDIPVIQGSALGGLNGDDKWVEKIMDLMNAVDNYIPIPPRLTELPFLMPVEDVFSITGRGTVATGRIERGIINSGDQVDILGMGAENLKSTVTGVEMFRKILDRGEAGDNVGLLLRGIEKEAIRRGMVICKPGSVTPHTDFKAEVYVLSKAEGGRHTPFFNKYRPQFYFRTTDVTGEISLAEGVEMVMPGDNVTITVKLINAIAMEKGLRFAIREGGRTVGAGQVTEILK from the coding sequence ATGGCAAAAGAAAAGTTTGACCGCAGTAAGCCGCACTTAAACATCGGTACTATCGGTCACGTTGACCACGGTAAAACAACCCTTACCGCAGCTATCACCAAAGTATTAGCTGACAAAGGTTTTTCAGAAGCTCGTTCTTTCGATTCTATCGATTCAGCTCCTGAAGAAAAAGAACGTGGTATTACTATCAATACAGCGCACGTTGAGTATTCAACTGCTAGCCGTCACTATGCTCACGTTGACTGTCCAGGTCACGCGGATTATGTGAAAAACATGGTTACAGGTGCTGCTCAAATGGATGGTGCTATCATAGTAGTTGCTGCAACTGATGGTCCGATGCCACAAACCCGCGAACACATCCTGTTAGCACGTCAGGTAGGTGTACCTGCACTTGTTGTTTTCATGAACAAGGTTGACATGGTTGATGATCCGGAATTATTAGAATTAGTTGAAATGGAAATTCGTGAATTATTATCATTCTACGAATATCCAGGTGATGATATCCCGGTTATCCAGGGTTCAGCATTAGGTGGTCTTAACGGCGATGATAAATGGGTTGAGAAGATCATGGATTTGATGAACGCTGTTGATAACTACATTCCAATTCCTCCACGTTTAACTGAGCTTCCTTTCTTGATGCCTGTTGAAGACGTATTCTCGATCACTGGTCGTGGTACTGTTGCAACCGGTCGTATCGAGCGTGGTATTATTAACTCAGGTGATCAGGTTGATATCTTAGGTATGGGTGCTGAGAACTTAAAATCAACCGTAACTGGTGTTGAGATGTTCCGCAAAATCCTTGACCGTGGTGAAGCTGGTGATAACGTTGGTTTATTATTACGTGGTATTGAAAAAGAAGCCATCCGTCGTGGTATGGTTATTTGCAAACCAGGTTCAGTAACTCCTCACACAGATTTCAAGGCTGAGGTTTACGTATTGTCAAAAGCAGAAGGTGGCCGTCACACGCCATTCTTTAACAAATACCGTCCGCAATTCTATTTCCGCACAACAGACGTAACTGGTGAAATTTCATTAGCCGAAGGTGTAGAAATGGTTATGCCAGGTGATAACGTAACAATCACTGTAAAGTTGATTAATGCTATCGCGATGGAAAAAGGCTTACGTTTCGCTATCCGTGAAGGTGGCAGAACAGTAGGTGCTGGTCAGGTAACAGAAATTTTGAAATAA
- the rpoB gene encoding DNA-directed RNA polymerase subunit beta, with amino-acid sequence MANKINQRVNFATSRKVLEYPDFLDVQLQSFQEFFQLQTTSDNRHKEGLFKVFAENFPISDSRNIFVLEFLDYFIDPPRYDIQECIERGLTHSVPLKAKLRLSCNDEEHEDFETIVQDVYLGTIPYMTPKGTFVINGAERVIVSQLHRSPGVFFGQSRHTNGTKLYSARVIPFKGSWIEFATDVNNVMYAYIDRKKKFPVTTLLRAIGYDSDKDILELFELADEVKVSKSGLKKFIGRKLAARVLKKWVEDFVDEDTGEVVSIDRNEIILERETVLEDDHIDMIIDAGVKTIILNKEDASTSGDYTIIYNTLQKDTSNSEKEAVEHIYRQLRNAEPPDEETARGIIDRLFFSDKRYDLGDVGRYRINRKLKLTTPNEVKVLTKDDIIAIVKYLIKLINSKAEVDDIDHLSNRRVRTVGEQLYAQFGVGLARMARTIRERMNIRDNEVFTPTDLINARTLSSVINSFFGTNQLSQFMDQTNPLAEITHKRRLSALGPGGLSRERAGFEVRDVHYTHYGRLCTIETPEGPNIGLISSLCIHAKINNLGFIETPYKRVADGVVQMQEPVVYLSAEDEDGKTIGQANAVYDDNGVFSTPRVKARFEGDFPIIEPTRLDYMDIAPNQITSIAASLIPFLEHDDANRALMGSNMQRQAVPLLRPEAPIVGTGLEGRVAKDSRTLINAEGDGVVEYVDANEIRIKYDRNEEDRLVSFEGDSKSYRLIKFKKTNQSTTINLKPIVKKGQRVEKGQVLCEGYATQDGELALGRNLKVAFMPWQGFNFEDAIVISERVVSQDIFTSLHVEEFELEVRDTKRGEEELTPDIPNVSEEATKDLDENGIIRVGAEVKEGDILIGKITPKGESDPSPEEKLLRAIFGDKAGDVKDASLKTPPSIAGVVIDTKLFSRAKKTSKAEEKAAIDKLDIKHEKAIKDLKNTLVDKLFEIVNGKTSQGVYNVYKELLIAKGVKFTQKILLELEFANINPTKWTTDDDKNDLIKLLLHNYNIKVNEELGAYRRDKFAISVGDELPSGIVQMAKVYIAKKRKLKVGDKMAGRHGNKGIVARIVRDEDMPFLEDGTPVDIVLNPLGVPSRMNLGQIYETVLGWAGKELGVKFATPIFDGASHTEVEEWVTKAGIPESGRTYLYNGLTGDRFDQQTTVGIIYMLKLGHMVDDKMHARSIGPYSLITQQPLGGKAQFGGQRFGEMEVWALEAFGAANILQEILTVKSDDVVGRAKTYEAIVKGENLPTPSVPESFNVLVHELRGLGLDITLE; translated from the coding sequence TTGGCAAACAAAATTAATCAAAGAGTAAACTTTGCAACCAGCAGGAAAGTTTTGGAGTATCCCGACTTTTTGGATGTACAGTTACAGTCTTTCCAGGAATTTTTTCAATTACAAACTACTTCAGATAACCGTCATAAAGAAGGTTTATTTAAGGTGTTTGCCGAAAACTTTCCTATATCAGATTCAAGAAACATCTTTGTTTTGGAGTTTCTTGATTACTTTATTGATCCGCCACGATACGATATCCAGGAGTGTATTGAGCGTGGTTTAACACATAGCGTACCTTTAAAAGCAAAACTTCGCCTGTCGTGTAACGACGAGGAGCACGAAGATTTTGAAACAATTGTTCAGGATGTGTATTTGGGAACTATCCCTTATATGACACCTAAAGGAACATTTGTAATTAACGGCGCCGAACGTGTTATTGTATCACAGCTTCACCGTTCGCCGGGTGTATTTTTTGGACAAAGCCGCCACACTAACGGTACCAAGCTATACTCTGCCCGCGTTATTCCTTTTAAAGGCTCATGGATTGAGTTTGCTACAGACGTGAATAACGTAATGTATGCTTACATCGACCGTAAGAAAAAGTTCCCGGTTACTACCTTGCTACGTGCAATTGGTTACGATTCAGATAAAGACATTTTAGAATTATTTGAACTTGCCGACGAAGTAAAAGTAAGCAAATCTGGCTTAAAGAAATTTATTGGCCGTAAGCTTGCTGCAAGGGTGCTCAAAAAATGGGTGGAAGATTTTGTTGATGAAGATACCGGCGAGGTAGTTTCTATCGACCGTAACGAGATCATCCTTGAGCGCGAAACCGTTTTAGAAGACGACCATATTGATATGATTATCGATGCAGGTGTGAAAACTATCATCCTCAACAAGGAAGATGCTTCAACCAGCGGTGATTATACTATTATATATAACACCTTACAAAAGGATACTTCAAACTCAGAGAAAGAAGCGGTTGAGCACATCTACCGTCAATTACGTAACGCCGAACCACCTGATGAAGAAACAGCTCGTGGTATCATTGATCGTTTGTTCTTCTCCGATAAGAGGTATGATTTGGGCGATGTGGGCAGGTACCGCATCAACCGTAAATTAAAGTTAACTACGCCTAACGAGGTTAAGGTTTTAACTAAAGACGATATTATCGCTATTGTTAAATACTTAATTAAATTAATTAACTCCAAGGCCGAAGTTGATGATATTGATCACTTGTCAAACCGCCGTGTACGTACTGTTGGTGAGCAACTTTACGCACAATTTGGTGTTGGTTTGGCCCGTATGGCACGTACCATCCGCGAGCGTATGAACATACGCGACAACGAGGTATTTACACCTACCGATCTGATTAATGCACGTACACTATCATCTGTAATTAACTCGTTCTTCGGAACTAACCAGTTATCGCAGTTTATGGACCAAACCAATCCACTGGCAGAGATTACGCACAAGCGTCGTCTGTCAGCCCTTGGGCCCGGTGGTCTGTCACGTGAGCGTGCAGGTTTTGAGGTTCGCGACGTTCACTACACCCACTACGGTAGGTTGTGTACCATTGAAACTCCCGAAGGACCAAACATCGGTTTGATCTCTTCATTATGTATCCACGCAAAAATCAATAACCTTGGTTTTATCGAAACACCATATAAACGTGTTGCCGATGGTGTAGTGCAAATGCAGGAGCCGGTTGTTTACCTTTCTGCCGAAGATGAAGATGGCAAAACTATTGGCCAGGCTAATGCTGTATATGATGATAATGGTGTATTTAGCACCCCGCGTGTAAAAGCACGTTTTGAGGGCGATTTCCCGATTATCGAGCCAACCCGTTTGGATTATATGGATATTGCACCTAACCAAATCACGTCTATCGCGGCATCATTAATTCCGTTTTTGGAGCATGATGATGCTAACCGTGCGCTGATGGGGTCAAACATGCAACGCCAGGCCGTACCATTGTTACGTCCGGAAGCACCAATTGTTGGTACCGGGTTAGAAGGCCGCGTGGCTAAAGATTCGCGTACACTAATCAATGCCGAAGGCGATGGTGTGGTTGAATATGTTGATGCCAACGAAATCCGCATTAAATATGATCGTAACGAAGAAGACCGTTTGGTTTCTTTCGAAGGCGATAGCAAATCATACCGCTTAATCAAGTTCAAAAAAACCAATCAAAGTACTACCATCAACTTAAAACCTATTGTTAAAAAAGGTCAGCGTGTTGAAAAAGGGCAGGTGCTTTGCGAAGGTTATGCAACTCAGGATGGCGAATTAGCTTTAGGCCGTAACTTAAAAGTAGCTTTCATGCCTTGGCAGGGATTCAACTTTGAGGATGCGATTGTAATTTCTGAGCGCGTTGTATCACAAGATATTTTCACATCGCTTCACGTTGAAGAATTTGAACTGGAAGTACGTGATACCAAACGTGGCGAAGAAGAATTAACACCGGATATTCCTAACGTATCAGAAGAGGCTACTAAAGACCTTGACGAGAACGGTATCATCCGCGTAGGCGCCGAAGTTAAAGAAGGTGATATTTTGATCGGTAAAATCACTCCAAAAGGTGAGTCTGATCCTTCACCCGAAGAAAAACTGTTACGTGCCATATTTGGCGATAAAGCAGGTGATGTTAAAGATGCGTCTTTAAAAACACCTCCTTCAATTGCAGGTGTGGTTATTGATACTAAATTGTTTTCACGTGCCAAAAAAACCTCAAAGGCTGAAGAAAAAGCAGCTATTGACAAGTTGGATATCAAGCACGAAAAGGCAATTAAGGATTTAAAGAATACTTTAGTTGATAAATTATTCGAGATCGTTAACGGTAAAACTTCGCAAGGCGTTTATAATGTTTACAAAGAGTTATTGATAGCTAAGGGTGTTAAATTCACTCAAAAAATATTACTTGAATTAGAGTTTGCCAACATCAACCCAACAAAATGGACAACCGATGATGACAAAAACGATTTAATTAAGTTATTGCTGCATAACTACAACATTAAAGTTAACGAAGAACTGGGTGCTTACCGTCGCGATAAATTTGCAATCAGCGTAGGTGATGAGCTTCCATCGGGTATCGTTCAAATGGCTAAGGTTTACATCGCTAAAAAGCGTAAGCTTAAAGTTGGTGATAAAATGGCTGGCCGTCACGGTAACAAGGGTATCGTTGCACGTATTGTGCGTGATGAGGATATGCCTTTCCTTGAAGATGGAACCCCGGTTGATATTGTGTTAAACCCACTTGGTGTACCATCGCGTATGAACCTTGGGCAGATATACGAAACCGTTTTAGGTTGGGCAGGTAAAGAGCTTGGCGTTAAATTTGCTACTCCTATTTTTGATGGTGCAAGCCATACCGAAGTAGAAGAGTGGGTTACCAAAGCAGGCATACCCGAATCTGGCCGTACCTATTTATACAATGGGTTAACCGGCGATCGTTTCGATCAGCAAACCACGGTTGGTATAATTTACATGCTTAAATTAGGCCACATGGTTGATGATAAGATGCACGCACGTTCTATCGGGCCATACTCATTAATTACACAACAGCCATTGGGTGGTAAAGCCCAGTTTGGTGGTCAGCGTTTTGGTGAGATGGAGGTTTGGGCTCTTGAAGCATTCGGAGCGGCAAATATCCTGCAAGAAATCCTTACTGTTAAGTCGGATGATGTTGTGGGCCGTGCTAAAACCTACGAAGCTATTGTTAAAGGCGAAAATCTGCCAACACCATCTGTTCCCGAATCATTCAACGTATTGGTTCACGAATTAAGAGGTTTAGGTTTAGATATCACATTGGAATAA
- the rplK gene encoding 50S ribosomal protein L11: protein MAKEVGAMVKLQVKGGAANPSPPIGPALGAKGVNIMEFCKQFNARTQDKPGKVLPVVITVYVDKSFDFIIKTPPVAIQLLEATGLKSGSAEPNRKKVSSVSWDQVETIAKDKMTDLNAFTVESAMKMVAGTARSMGITVSGTAPWN, encoded by the coding sequence ATGGCAAAAGAAGTCGGTGCAATGGTTAAGCTACAGGTAAAAGGCGGCGCTGCAAACCCATCTCCTCCAATAGGCCCAGCATTGGGTGCTAAAGGTGTGAACATTATGGAGTTTTGCAAGCAGTTTAATGCCCGTACGCAAGACAAGCCAGGTAAAGTGTTGCCAGTAGTAATCACAGTTTATGTAGATAAATCGTTTGATTTTATCATCAAAACTCCACCAGTTGCTATCCAGTTATTGGAAGCTACCGGTTTAAAGAGCGGATCGGCAGAACCCAACCGTAAAAAGGTATCAAGCGTAAGCTGGGACCAGGTTGAAACTATCGCCAAAGATAAAATGACCGACTTAAATGCATTCACAGTTGAATCGGCCATGAAAATGGTGGCAGGCACAGCTCGCAGTATGGGAATTACCGTTTCTGGTACAGCGCCCTGGAATTAA
- the secE gene encoding preprotein translocase subunit SecE, with product MAKVTEYIKESYEELTEKVTWPTWSELQNSAILVLIAAIIIALIVLLMDQSFGRLLQYFYKSLA from the coding sequence ATGGCTAAAGTAACTGAATATATAAAGGAGTCCTACGAAGAGCTTACCGAAAAGGTAACCTGGCCTACGTGGAGCGAATTACAAAATAGTGCAATTTTAGTATTGATAGCTGCTATTATCATAGCTTTAATAGTATTGCTTATGGATCAATCATTTGGCCGTTTACTGCAATACTTCTATAAATCATTAGCGTAA
- the nusG gene encoding transcription termination/antitermination protein NusG gives MSDQLKWYVVRAISGKEKKVKQYIDAEINRLGISHLVPQVLIPMEKYYQMRDGKKIAKERNFFPGYVLMEAALDGELEHIIKNINSVIGFLGDKQGNAIPLRQAEVNRILGKVDEMSEQGETMNVPYYIGENVKVMDGPFNGFSGVIEEVNEEKKKLKVMVKIFGRRTPLELNYMQVEKE, from the coding sequence ATGAGCGATCAGTTGAAATGGTACGTGGTGAGAGCCATAAGTGGTAAAGAAAAAAAGGTTAAGCAATACATAGATGCCGAAATTAATCGTTTAGGTATATCACATCTGGTTCCGCAGGTATTAATACCAATGGAAAAATATTACCAGATGCGCGATGGAAAGAAAATAGCAAAAGAGCGTAACTTTTTTCCGGGCTACGTACTGATGGAAGCCGCGCTCGACGGTGAGTTGGAGCACATTATAAAAAATATAAACAGCGTTATTGGCTTTTTAGGCGATAAACAAGGTAACGCTATTCCTTTGCGCCAGGCCGAAGTTAACCGTATTTTAGGTAAGGTTGACGAAATGAGCGAGCAAGGCGAAACAATGAACGTACCATATTACATTGGCGAAAACGTTAAGGTAATGGATGGGCCGTTTAATGGCTTTAGCGGCGTTATTGAAGAAGTTAACGAAGAGAAAAAGAAACTGAAAGTAATGGTAAAGATATTTGGCCGCCGTACGCCGCTCGAATTGAATTACATGCAGGTTGAAAAAGAATAA
- a CDS encoding HPF/RaiA family ribosome-associated protein has protein sequence MKIRVQSIHFTADKKLLDFIQKKADKLDVFFDQIISGEVYLKLENVEDEANKITEIKIMLPGNQLFAKHQCKTFEEATDLAIESLIKQIGKHKQKKSAVDKAVLSNLVEEE, from the coding sequence ATGAAAATCAGAGTCCAATCCATCCATTTCACAGCCGACAAAAAGTTGCTGGATTTTATTCAAAAAAAGGCCGATAAGCTTGATGTTTTTTTTGATCAGATTATTAGCGGCGAGGTTTATTTGAAGCTGGAAAATGTAGAAGACGAAGCCAACAAAATTACCGAAATTAAAATCATGCTCCCTGGCAATCAATTATTTGCCAAACACCAATGTAAAACATTTGAAGAAGCTACCGATTTAGCAATCGAATCATTAATTAAGCAAATTGGTAAGCACAAACAAAAAAAGAGTGCTGTTGATAAGGCAGTTTTAAGCAACCTTGTAGAAGAAGAATAA
- a CDS encoding tyrosine-type recombinase/integrase, with the protein MVLEQFIQYLQFEKRFSPHTITAYQHDLDQFFEYTSSSGQLNADATPPDHHIQLLIANLGNITYQDIREWVVQLINNGQTAKSVNRKISCLRTFFKFAMRQGVITNNPASKIQAPKIPRRLPVVIEEDKIMGLLNDAEAFTDDFAGLRDKLIIELLFGTGIRLAELVGLKETDIDLYQGTIKVLGKRNKERLVPINTELKLLLEKYSIKKKSEKFHNNSLTFIVTGKGANAYPKMIYLIVQKYLSAISTQDKKSPHVLRHTFATSMLNHGADLNAIKELLGHANLSATQIYTHNSVERLKYIYKQAHPKA; encoded by the coding sequence ATGGTTTTAGAGCAATTTATCCAATATCTTCAATTCGAAAAGCGGTTCTCTCCCCATACCATAACCGCTTATCAGCACGATCTGGATCAATTTTTTGAGTATACCTCATCATCCGGCCAATTAAATGCCGATGCCACGCCACCAGATCATCACATCCAACTTTTAATAGCTAACCTCGGCAATATCACTTATCAGGATATTCGCGAATGGGTAGTACAACTCATTAACAACGGCCAAACAGCCAAATCTGTTAACCGAAAAATATCGTGCCTGCGCACTTTTTTTAAATTTGCCATGCGCCAGGGCGTTATTACCAACAACCCAGCATCTAAAATACAGGCACCTAAAATACCCAGGCGCCTGCCCGTAGTGATAGAAGAGGATAAGATAATGGGCCTCTTAAACGACGCCGAAGCCTTTACCGACGATTTTGCCGGCCTGCGCGATAAACTCATTATCGAATTACTTTTTGGCACAGGCATACGCCTTGCCGAGCTTGTTGGTTTAAAAGAAACCGATATTGATTTATACCAAGGTACCATTAAAGTTTTAGGCAAGCGTAACAAAGAACGCCTGGTACCCATTAATACCGAATTAAAGCTTTTGCTCGAAAAATACAGCATAAAAAAGAAAAGTGAAAAATTTCATAACAATTCCTTAACGTTTATCGTTACAGGTAAAGGAGCAAACGCATATCCCAAAATGATATACCTTATAGTGCAAAAATATTTATCAGCTATATCCACCCAGGATAAAAAGAGCCCGCACGTTTTAAGGCACACCTTTGCAACAAGCATGCTAAATCACGGGGCCGATTTAAATGCCATTAAAGAACTTTTGGGCCATGCTAACCTAAGCGCAACCCAAATTTACACCCACAATTCTGTGGAACGATTGAAGTATATTTATAAACAAGCCCATCCAAAGGCGTAA